The Primulina huaijiensis isolate GDHJ02 chromosome 17, ASM1229523v2, whole genome shotgun sequence genome window below encodes:
- the LOC140962834 gene encoding glycosyltransferase BC10, translating into MAKSREKDDAEKGFNSSVMTGVDSSISLLKLITTLIVFVVGVVIGLVSSSHINRYLTIQDDRFTISHSYIDSMQFSVETPQIEAQCEREDCLSIESFIRPRNLNHGMTDGELFWRASMVPQKEEFPFKKVPRVAFMFLTRGPLPMLPLWERFFKGQDVEKYSIYLHTHPRFDLNVTEDSVFYNRQIPSQGVEWGSVSLVDAEKRLLANALLDFSNERFILLSESCVPIYNFPIIYSYLIESTHSFVESFDDPSRYGRGRYSRSMRPDIKFADWRKGSQWFELHRTLAIKIISDTKYYRIFKKYCTPSCYPDEHYIPTFLHMFHGSLNANRTITYVDWSQIAPHPASFSAVNITESFIQSIRNNGTLCSYNSEKTHICYLFARKFDASALEPLLNLTSKVLGF; encoded by the exons ATGGCAAAGAGCAGGGAGAAAGATGATGCGGAGAAaggatttaattcatcagtGATGACTGGGGTGGACTCATCGATCAGTTTGTTGAAGCTCATTACGACCTTGATAGTTTTTGTAGTGGGAGTAGTTATAGGTCTAGTTTCTAGTTCTCACATTAATCGTTATTTAACCATCCAGGATGATCGGTTTACTATTAGCCATAGTTACATAGATTCCATGCAGTTTAGTGTTGAGACTCCTCAGATAGAGGCTCAATGCGAAAGGGAGGATTGCCTTAGCATAGAGAGTTTCATCAGACCGAGGAATTTGAACCATGGGATGACAGATGGGGAGTTGTTTTGGAGGGCATCGATGGTGCCTCAAAAGGAAGAGTTTCCTTTCAAGAAAGTACCCAGGGTGGCATTCATGTTCTTGACAAGAGGTCCGTTACCGATGCTACCGCTGTGGGAGAGGTTCTTTAAGGGCCAAGATGTGGAAAAGTATTCTATTTATTTGCACACACATCCGAGGTTTGATCTAAATGTGACCGAGGACTCTGTTTTTTACAATCGACAGATCCCTAGTCAG GGTGTTGAATGGGGATCAGTATCCCTAGTCGATGCAGAGAAACGACTTTTAGCAAATGCCCTTCTCGACTTCTCAAATGAGCGGTTCATCCTCCTATCAGAGAGTTGTGTCCCGATTTACAACTTCCCAATTATCTACAGTTATCTCATCGAATCGACTCATAGTTTTGTGGAGTCGTTCGACGACCCTTCTCGTTATGGCCGTGGCCGGTACAGCCGTAGCATGAGACCTGACATCAAGTTTGCCGACTGGAGAAAAGGATCTCAATGGTTCGAACTTCACCGTACTCTAGCAATCAAGATTATTTCTGACACCAAATAttacagaattttcaagaagtATTGTACGCCTTCTTGCTATCCTGACGAGCATTACATTCCGACCTTTTTACACATGTTCCATGGTTCCCTTAATGCAAATCGAACCATTACCTATGTTGACTGGTCGCAAATCGCCCCACATCCTGCATCTTTCTCCGCAGTTAACATAACAGAGAGTTTCATACAGTCGATTAGGAATAACGGCACATTGTGTTCATACAACTCTGAGAAGACACATATTTGTTACCTCTTTGCAAGAAAATTTGATGCCAGTGCTTTGGAACCTTTATTGAATCTAACATCAAAGGTTTTGGGATTTTAG